The proteins below are encoded in one region of Streptomyces sp. NBC_00490:
- a CDS encoding IS256 family transposase yields MALSQSELMRLLESLRRADGVEAIRVVCERILQELIEAEATEVIGAAPREHSELRTTWRNGHRDRLLTTQAGDLDLKIPKVRTGSFFPSLLERRRRIDRALFAVVMEAYVHGVSTRSVDDLVKALGADSGISKSEVSRICGELDEELTAFKERPLDHTVFPYVFLDATYCKARVNHRIASQAVVIATGISATGHREILGVMVGDSESKPFWTKFLRSLRARGLENVQLVISDSHSGLVAAIRTVFLGAAWQRCRVHFVRDVFSVIEKGSGEMVAATIRTIFAQTTAEQVRIQLDVVADMLGRQFPQVKKMLLDAASDITAFADFPPTHWKKIWSTNPLERLNREIKRRADVVQVFPNPAALDRLAAAVLAELHDEWQVFDRRYLSEASMAELLTTQPTPPEPQITPQPESKQLP; encoded by the coding sequence ATGGCCTTGTCCCAGTCTGAGCTGATGCGGCTGCTGGAGTCACTACGTCGGGCAGATGGAGTTGAAGCAATCAGGGTGGTGTGCGAGCGCATCCTGCAGGAGCTCATCGAGGCCGAGGCCACCGAGGTGATCGGTGCCGCCCCGCGTGAGCACTCCGAGTTGCGCACGACCTGGCGCAACGGACACCGCGACCGTCTGCTGACCACCCAGGCCGGCGACCTGGACCTGAAGATCCCGAAGGTGCGGACCGGGTCGTTCTTCCCCTCGCTGCTGGAACGTCGGCGGCGCATCGACCGGGCGTTGTTCGCCGTGGTGATGGAGGCATACGTGCACGGCGTCTCCACCCGCAGCGTGGATGACCTGGTCAAAGCACTCGGTGCGGACTCCGGGATCTCCAAGTCCGAGGTCTCGCGGATCTGCGGCGAACTCGACGAGGAGCTGACCGCGTTCAAGGAACGGCCGCTGGATCACACCGTCTTCCCCTACGTTTTCCTGGACGCCACCTACTGCAAGGCCCGGGTGAATCACCGGATCGCCTCGCAGGCCGTGGTCATCGCCACCGGCATCTCGGCCACCGGACACCGCGAGATCCTCGGCGTGATGGTCGGCGACAGCGAATCGAAGCCGTTCTGGACGAAGTTCCTGCGCTCGCTTCGGGCCCGCGGCCTGGAGAACGTCCAGCTGGTGATCTCCGACAGCCACAGCGGGCTGGTGGCCGCGATCCGCACCGTCTTCCTCGGTGCGGCCTGGCAAAGGTGCCGCGTTCACTTCGTCCGGGACGTCTTCAGCGTGATCGAAAAGGGCTCAGGCGAGATGGTGGCAGCGACCATACGCACCATCTTCGCGCAGACCACCGCCGAGCAGGTCCGCATCCAGCTGGACGTGGTCGCCGACATGCTCGGACGACAGTTCCCGCAGGTCAAGAAGATGCTGCTGGACGCCGCATCGGACATCACGGCGTTCGCGGACTTCCCTCCGACGCACTGGAAGAAGATCTGGTCGACCAACCCGCTGGAACGGCTGAACCGGGAGATCAAACGACGGGCCGACGTCGTCCAGGTCTTCCCCAACCCCGCCGCCCTGGACCGACTCGCCGCCGCGGTCCTGGCCGAACTCCACGACGAATGGCAGGTCTTCGACCGCCGCTACCTCTCCGAAGCCTCCATGGCCGAACTCCTCACCACCCAGCCCACTCCACCCGAGCCGCAGATCACCCCGCAACCGGAATCGAAACAGCTGCCGTGA
- a CDS encoding succinate dehydrogenase iron-sulfur subunit, with the protein MATPTLDKADAAGAPEPGFADSPYITVTFRIRRFNSEVSAEAVWEDFQLEIDPKERVLDALHKIKWDQDGSLTFRRSCAHGICGSDAMRINGKNRLACKTLIKDINPAKPITVEPIKGLTVLKDLVVDMEPFFQAYRDVMPFLITKDTNEPTRERLQTAEDRERFDDTTKCILCAACTSSCPVFWNDGQYFGPAAIVNAHRFIFDSRDEAGEQRLEILNDRDGVWRCRTTFNCTDACPRGIEVTKAIAEVKKALITRRF; encoded by the coding sequence ATGGCAACCCCGACCCTGGACAAGGCGGACGCGGCCGGCGCACCCGAGCCCGGCTTCGCCGACTCTCCGTACATCACGGTCACCTTCCGCATCCGCCGCTTCAACTCCGAGGTCTCGGCGGAAGCGGTCTGGGAAGACTTCCAGCTGGAGATCGACCCGAAGGAACGTGTCCTCGACGCCCTGCACAAGATCAAGTGGGACCAGGACGGCTCGCTGACGTTCCGTCGCTCCTGTGCCCACGGCATCTGCGGCTCGGACGCGATGAGGATCAACGGCAAGAACCGTCTTGCCTGCAAGACCCTCATCAAGGACATCAACCCCGCGAAGCCGATCACGGTCGAGCCCATCAAGGGCCTGACGGTGCTCAAGGACCTCGTGGTCGACATGGAGCCGTTCTTCCAGGCGTACCGCGACGTCATGCCCTTCCTCATCACGAAGGACACGAACGAGCCGACGCGTGAGCGTCTCCAGACCGCCGAGGACCGCGAGCGCTTCGACGACACGACCAAGTGCATCCTGTGCGCGGCGTGCACGTCGTCGTGCCCGGTCTTCTGGAACGACGGCCAGTACTTCGGCCCGGCGGCCATCGTCAACGCCCACCGCTTCATCTTCGACTCGCGCGACGAGGCCGGGGAGCAGCGGCTGGAGATCCTCAACGACCGTGACGGTGTGTGGCGCTGCCGCACCACCTTCAACTGCACGGATGCCTGCCCGCGTGGCATCGAGGTCACGAAGGCGATCGCCGAGGTGAAGAAGGCGCTGATCACGCGCCGGTTCTGA
- a CDS encoding VOC family protein — protein MSDEESYELLGFDNVLLPVGDLGEAVGFYERAGFTVAVRHDEAGIAVLKAGGEIPGILLRQEEGIGHRPPPWPGPRLWLEVPDARVAARELRKADLELLDGPFSTATGWTVEIADPWGNVLGFTDYTKRPELGRRP, from the coding sequence ATGTCAGATGAAGAGTCGTACGAGCTGCTCGGTTTCGACAACGTCCTGCTGCCCGTGGGTGACCTCGGCGAGGCCGTCGGCTTCTACGAGCGCGCCGGGTTCACGGTGGCGGTCCGGCACGACGAGGCCGGGATCGCGGTACTGAAGGCCGGCGGCGAGATTCCGGGGATCCTGCTCCGGCAGGAGGAGGGGATCGGGCACCGTCCGCCGCCGTGGCCCGGCCCGCGCCTGTGGCTGGAGGTGCCGGACGCGCGCGTGGCGGCACGGGAGCTGCGCAAAGCGGACCTCGAGCTGCTCGACGGGCCCTTCTCCACGGCCACCGGCTGGACCGTCGAGATCGCCGATCCGTGGGGCAACGTCCTCGGGTTCACGGACTACACCAAGCGGCCGGAGCTGGGACGCCGCCCCTGA
- a CDS encoding DUF4132 domain-containing protein gives MTGNVQTYKDLIRKRSADGEPEALAHDLLKAAAVNNGNWTGLWSGVLDRLCELPPETRARVADGLVTQYHSQEAGPVARGNALTLLGIVSHGLEPDDRLTAQRLKQLDDLSRQHSFWYGSRYEGLVEAELAAGRPLAPAVVAVFRRTAASPTYQDATLNRVVRQLTHPALNVGEEWAEQALRDAGDDADWQALLAHIATATSARPTAKWDAPARALVDTLGADRVRETALTWLALVGRPRTFPLTGSDYGPDVNAAYDPYNADALRGVAWLLSLLPPHPDTARALGALVETSLKKVAGLGPRNPKVANAGVTALARIDSEAALAELARLATRVTFKGTLKLLDGALDARAEAMGLSREEIEELAVPAYGLTEVGRAEHRLGDVTGLVEVHGTKAVLSWRNATGKAVRSVPAAVRRDHADDLKDLKAAVKDIDKMLSAQSERLDRQFLARRTWPYTAWRERCLDHPLVGTLARRLLWKVDGRTVGYAEGALRTLTDDPVDSGTEVSLWHPVDHEPAEIVAWRDWLERHGITQPFKQAHREVYLLTDAERATGTYSNRFAAHFLRQHQFHSLAAIRGWRNKLRLSVDDEVPPAVRELPQWGLRAEYWIEGDGGEHYEDITESGSFLRLRTDQVRFYPIDAPENSAHCCGGEYRMWLRDGQDPVEALPLDSIPPLVLSEVLRDVDLFVGVASVGNDPTWQDGGPDGRFQEYWTSYGFGELGQSAETRRVLLDRLIPRLAIADRCTLEGRFLHVKGDRHTYKIHLGSGNILRTPNDQYLCIVPKSNAAAPQAGYLPYEGDRMLAVILSKAMMLAADTKITDPTILSQL, from the coding sequence ATGACGGGGAACGTCCAGACGTACAAGGACCTGATCCGCAAGCGCTCCGCCGACGGGGAGCCCGAGGCGCTCGCCCACGACCTGCTCAAGGCCGCCGCCGTCAACAACGGCAACTGGACCGGGCTGTGGAGCGGGGTCCTGGACCGGCTGTGCGAACTGCCGCCCGAGACACGGGCACGGGTCGCCGACGGCCTGGTGACGCAGTACCACTCGCAGGAGGCCGGCCCGGTCGCCCGGGGCAACGCCCTGACGCTGCTCGGAATCGTCTCCCACGGACTGGAGCCCGACGATCGGCTCACCGCCCAGCGCCTGAAGCAGCTCGACGACCTCTCCCGGCAGCACTCCTTCTGGTACGGATCGCGCTACGAGGGCCTGGTCGAGGCCGAGCTGGCCGCGGGCCGCCCGCTCGCGCCCGCCGTGGTGGCCGTCTTCCGGCGTACGGCCGCCAGCCCCACATACCAGGACGCCACCCTGAACCGCGTGGTCAGGCAGCTCACCCACCCCGCCCTCAACGTCGGCGAGGAATGGGCCGAACAGGCACTGAGGGACGCCGGGGACGACGCCGACTGGCAGGCCCTGCTCGCCCACATCGCCACCGCCACCAGCGCCAGGCCCACCGCGAAGTGGGACGCACCGGCCCGCGCGCTCGTCGACACCCTCGGCGCCGACCGCGTCCGCGAGACGGCCCTGACCTGGCTCGCCCTCGTCGGCCGCCCCCGTACCTTCCCCCTGACGGGCTCGGACTACGGACCGGACGTCAACGCCGCCTACGACCCCTACAACGCAGACGCCCTCCGAGGGGTGGCCTGGCTGCTCTCCCTGCTCCCGCCCCACCCGGACACGGCCCGCGCCCTCGGCGCCCTCGTCGAGACCTCCCTCAAGAAGGTCGCGGGCCTCGGGCCACGCAACCCCAAGGTCGCCAACGCCGGCGTCACCGCCCTCGCCCGCATCGACAGCGAGGCCGCCCTCGCCGAACTGGCCCGGCTCGCCACCCGCGTCACCTTCAAGGGCACGCTCAAGCTGCTCGACGGGGCCCTGGACGCACGGGCCGAGGCGATGGGCCTCAGCCGCGAGGAGATCGAGGAACTCGCGGTCCCCGCCTACGGACTGACGGAGGTGGGACGGGCCGAGCACCGGCTCGGGGACGTCACGGGCCTGGTCGAGGTCCACGGCACCAAGGCGGTGCTGAGCTGGCGCAACGCGACCGGCAAGGCCGTCAGGAGCGTGCCCGCCGCCGTCCGCCGGGACCACGCCGACGACCTCAAGGACCTCAAGGCGGCCGTCAAGGACATCGACAAGATGCTCTCGGCCCAGAGCGAGCGCCTGGACCGTCAGTTCCTGGCCCGCCGCACCTGGCCCTACACCGCCTGGCGCGAGCGCTGCCTCGACCACCCGCTGGTGGGCACCCTCGCCCGCCGCCTCCTGTGGAAGGTGGACGGCAGGACCGTCGGGTACGCCGAGGGCGCCCTGCGCACCCTCACGGACGACCCGGTGGACAGCGGCACCGAGGTCTCCCTCTGGCACCCGGTGGACCACGAACCCGCCGAGATCGTCGCCTGGCGCGACTGGCTGGAACGGCACGGCATCACCCAGCCGTTCAAGCAGGCCCACCGCGAGGTGTACCTGCTGACGGACGCCGAACGCGCGACGGGCACCTACTCCAACCGCTTCGCCGCGCACTTCCTGCGCCAGCACCAGTTCCACTCGCTGGCGGCGATCCGCGGCTGGCGCAACAAACTCCGCCTCAGCGTCGACGACGAGGTGCCGCCGGCCGTCCGCGAGCTGCCCCAGTGGGGTCTGCGCGCCGAGTACTGGATCGAGGGCGACGGCGGCGAGCACTACGAGGACATCACCGAGTCCGGCAGCTTCCTGCGCCTGCGTACCGACCAGGTTCGCTTCTACCCGATCGACGCCCCGGAGAACTCGGCGCACTGCTGCGGCGGCGAGTACCGCATGTGGCTGCGCGACGGCCAGGACCCGGTCGAGGCCCTGCCCCTGGACTCGATCCCCCCTCTCGTCCTGTCCGAAGTCCTGCGCGACGTCGACCTGTTCGTCGGCGTGGCGAGCGTCGGCAACGACCCCACCTGGCAGGACGGCGGCCCCGACGGCCGCTTCCAGGAGTACTGGACGTCGTACGGCTTCGGCGAGCTGGGCCAGAGCGCGGAGACACGACGCGTGCTGCTGGACCGCCTGATACCCCGCCTGGCCATCGCCGACCGCTGCACCCTGGAGGGCCGCTTCCTGCACGTGAAGGGCGACCGCCACACGTACAAGATCCACCTCGGCTCGGGCAACATCCTCCGCACTCCGAACGACCAGTACCTCTGCATCGTCCCGAAGTCCAACGCGGCGGCCCCGCAGGCGGGTTACCTCCCCTACGAGGGAGATCGCATGCTGGCGGTCATCCTGAGCAAGGCGATGATGCTGGCGGCCGACACGAAGATCACGGACCCGACGATCCTGAGCCAGCTGTAG
- a CDS encoding Uma2 family endonuclease — translation MSAAAVERPYGDRPLIAEANRLMERNPGYRVEIIGGQILVSPAPDGPHSEALMLFAAPFLQFGLVRALPGIGLWLPTGPEDYVIPDLSVVDDDYREHGVENSCYDPACFRLVMEVTSSNWKTDLRSKLVSYAKAKIPVYVIIDRQHQRLHVLTEPVRDGYTTHHIHTAGELVTLPESIGGKVVLDVGRLLEAGQSEKTS, via the coding sequence ATGTCCGCAGCAGCCGTCGAGCGGCCTTACGGCGACCGTCCGCTCATCGCGGAGGCCAACCGGCTCATGGAGCGCAACCCGGGCTACCGCGTCGAGATCATCGGAGGCCAGATCCTCGTGAGCCCAGCACCGGACGGCCCGCACTCCGAAGCCCTGATGCTGTTCGCCGCCCCCTTCCTGCAGTTCGGCTTGGTACGTGCGCTTCCGGGCATCGGACTCTGGCTCCCGACAGGGCCGGAGGACTACGTGATCCCCGACCTGTCGGTTGTAGACGACGACTATCGCGAGCACGGGGTGGAGAACAGCTGCTACGACCCGGCCTGCTTCCGGCTCGTCATGGAGGTCACGTCCAGTAACTGGAAGACCGACCTGAGGTCCAAACTGGTCTCCTATGCCAAGGCCAAGATCCCTGTCTATGTCATCATCGACCGCCAGCACCAACGCCTCCACGTCCTCACCGAGCCGGTACGGGACGGCTACACGACTCATCACATCCACACTGCGGGCGAACTGGTCACTCTCCCCGAGTCGATCGGCGGGAAGGTAGTCCTGGACGTGGGGCGGCTACTCGAAGCCGGCCAGTCGGAGAAGACGAGCTGA
- a CDS encoding M48 family metallopeptidase — MRAAGEQTVQPCPQCGVEIRADRRFTVWCAACDWNVDPQGADEEKGGLGRLRRRLAQRHGERLVTDLSTGDERHWNGRTAAGVLAYAIALAVHAVTAALAGGGIWFLVGGWGGIGMVPGLLLLALAWTLRPRLNRLPGHARVLARDDAPELYALIDEVAALSGTRSVDIVVVDAQANANVTHLGLRRRMLTLGLPLWEVLTPQQRIALLGHELGHFTHGDTRHGMVVGTAYRSLTTWHYYLSPIQEPTLVEALVNLLYVVPRTLIGGLVLLLDLLTSSSARRSEYLADAAAARAGSTEGHVPRGGVVTAAVSIPVAG, encoded by the coding sequence ATGCGTGCCGCCGGGGAACAGACAGTCCAGCCGTGCCCTCAGTGCGGGGTGGAGATCCGTGCCGACCGCCGGTTCACCGTGTGGTGCGCGGCGTGTGACTGGAACGTGGATCCGCAGGGGGCGGACGAGGAGAAGGGCGGGCTGGGGCGGCTGCGCCGCCGGCTGGCGCAGCGCCACGGTGAGCGGCTGGTCACCGACCTGAGCACCGGGGACGAGCGGCACTGGAACGGACGTACGGCGGCAGGTGTGCTGGCCTATGCGATCGCGCTCGCGGTGCACGCGGTGACCGCCGCGCTGGCCGGGGGCGGTATCTGGTTCCTGGTCGGTGGCTGGGGCGGCATCGGCATGGTGCCCGGTCTGCTCCTGCTGGCGCTGGCCTGGACGCTCCGGCCGCGTCTGAACCGACTGCCCGGTCACGCCCGCGTCCTGGCCCGGGACGACGCGCCCGAACTGTATGCGCTGATCGACGAAGTCGCCGCCCTGTCGGGCACCCGGAGCGTGGACATCGTCGTCGTCGACGCACAGGCCAACGCGAACGTGACGCACCTCGGTCTGCGTCGTCGGATGCTGACGCTGGGGCTGCCGCTGTGGGAGGTCCTGACCCCACAGCAGCGGATCGCTCTCCTGGGCCATGAACTCGGCCACTTCACCCACGGGGACACCCGGCACGGCATGGTCGTGGGAACGGCGTACAGGTCGCTGACGACATGGCACTACTACCTGTCGCCCATCCAGGAGCCGACGTTGGTGGAAGCGCTCGTCAACCTGCTGTACGTCGTGCCCCGCACGCTGATCGGGGGCCTCGTGCTGCTCCTCGACCTGCTGACCTCCAGCTCCGCCCGCCGCAGTGAGTACCTCGCCGACGCCGCGGCCGCCCGCGCCGGGTCCACCGAGGGTCATGTCCCGCGGGGTGGTGTAGTCACGGCAGCTGTTTCGATTCCGGTTGCGGGGTGA